The DNA window TCGCGGCGGAGTTTTGGCACATGACCGATACATCGGGCCTGGGAAGCGAATTCGAGCGGTTCCGGGTCACGTTCTTCGAGGAATGCAACGAGATCCTGAGCGATCTTGAAACGCATCTCGCTCGCGTCCAGACCGAGATTCTGGACGGCGAGTCGCTCAATGCCGTCTTCCGCGCCGCCCATTCCATCAAGGCCGGCGCCGGTGCCTTCGGCTATACGCAGCTCGTTCATTTCACGCATGACTTCGAAGCATTGCTTGATCGCATGCGCTCCGGCGAACTGAGCCAGACCGACCGCATTGCCCAGATCCTGATCCGGGGCGGCGATGTGCTTGCCGAACTGGTCGCCGCCGCCGAAGCGGGTGGCGCATCGCCTGCCGACCTCGGCAGCGATATCCTCGACGAGATTCATGTCCTGTTGGGCAAGGACAGTGCCGTCACCGATACGGACGGCGGCCTGTTCGAGGACGCTGGCGACGCAGGCGATGCTGGCGGCCAGATCGTCTATTCGATCGCCCTGAAGCCCAATCCCGATCTGTTCCGCAACGCGACCGAGCCGCTCCTCCTGATCCGCGAACTGCGTCAGCTCGGCGAGCTTGAGGTCGTTTGCGACTGGTCCGCGCTGCCGCCGCTCGAGCGGATGGACCCGGAAAACGCCTATCTCGCCTGGGATTTCCGGCTCACCACGGACAAGCCGAAGTCGGCGATCGAGGAGGTTTTCGAATTCGTCGACGACACCTGCGGCATCGTCATCGAGGAGGCCGGTCCATCCAGTACCGCCGTCGATGCCGGATCGCCCGATGCAGCTCCCGCGCCCACGATGGCGGACGAAGCCGCGCCCGATCCGGCGCCCGGCGCCATTGCTTCGCCTCACTCGCCCCCCTCCAGTGCTGCGCAGTCTGGCACGGCAAGCCCGCCACCCGCCGCCAAGGGCGGTGGTCAGGGCTCGATCCGCGTCGATCTCGCCCGTGTGGACCGCCTGGTCAACGTTGTCGGCGAGCTGGTGATCACCCAGGCGATGCTCGCCCAGCAGATCGTCGATCTCGGACTTGGCAACGGCCGCCAGCAGATTCGCGGCAATGACGAACTCGCCTCGCTGACCCGCGAATTGCAGGAATGCGTGATGGCGATCCGCATGCAGCCGGTGAAGTCGATCTTCGCGCGCATGCCTCGCCTTGTGCGCGATCTCTCCTCAAAGCTCGGCAAGAAGGTTCGGCTCTCCACCTCCGGCGAACTCACCGAGGTCGACAAGACAGTGATCGAGGAACTCGCCGATCCGCTGACCCACATGATCCGCAACTCCATCGACCATGGCATCGAGATGCCGGCCGACCGGCTGGCGGCCGGCAAGGTGGAGGAAGGGACGATCCAGCTTTCCGCCGCCCACGTCGGCGGCAACATCCTGATCCAGATCGCCGACGACGGCGCCGGCATCAATCGGCCGCGTCTCCTCCAGAAGGCGGTCGAAAAGGGGATCGTCCCGGCGGGCGCCCAGCTCTCGGACGAAGAGATCGACGATCTCATTTTCTCGCCCGGCTTTTCGACGGCAGCGGCCGTCACCGACATTTCCGGTCGCGGCGTCGGCATGGATGTCGTCAGGCGCAACATCGTCAACCTCGGCGGGCGCATTCAGGTCCAGACCCAGCCCGGTCTGGGTACGCGCTTCACCCTGGCAATCCCGCTGACGCTCGCGGTGCTGGACGGCATGATCGTGGCGGTCGGCAAGGAGCGCTACGTCCTGCCGCTGACGTCCATCGTCGAGAGTTTCCGCCCCGACCGCAACGCCGTTCGCCGCCTCGCCGGCGGTGTGGAGGTCGTTTCCATCCGCGGCGAATTCGTCCGTCTCGTGCATCTCAACCGCGTCTTCGACGTCAAGGGTGCGGTCGAGGAGCCCTGGAACGGCCTCGTCGTCCTCGTCGAGACCGCGGGCGGGCAGACCGTCGGCGTCACGGTCGACGAACTCATCGGCCAGCAGCAGGTCGTCATCAAGAGCCTCGCCGACAACTTCGATCCGGTGCCGGGGATTTCCGGCGCCACCATCCTCGGCAACGGCCGGGTCGCGCTGATCCTCGACATCGAGAGGCTCGCGACGATGGCGCATCGGCCCGCGCCGGCAAGAAGCCCGAACGAACCCGTGCCGCAGCATCTCGATGCGGCTGAATGACAGCCCGGAGACCACAATGACCGCAACATCAGAGTTGAAGTCCGCCTCCGAGGCGGAGGCGCCCGCCAAGGGCGGCGTGCCGCTCCAGTTCATCAGCTTTCGCGTCGGCCAGGAAGAATACGCCATCGACATCATGTCGGTGCGCGAGATCAAGGGCTGGACGGAGACGACGGAACTGCCCAACCAGCCGGAATTCGTCCGCGGCGTCGTCAACCTGCGCGGCACCATCGTGCCGATCTTCGATCTCGGCTGCCGCTTCGGTCTGGGCCTGACGAAGGCAACGCCGACCCATGTGGTGATCATCGTCGCCGTCAACGAGCGCACGATCGGCCTTCTCGTCGACGCCGTGTCGGACATCCTCGACGTGCAGAGCGACGAGATCAAGCCGGTGCCCGACGTGGACCGCACGATCGGCTCGGAATTCCTTGCCGGCATCATCGCCGCGCAGGACGGCATGGTGGTCCTGCTTTCCCTTCAAAACCTTCTTTCACGCCAGGTGATTGGCGAAACCTCGGCCGTCGCCGCCTGACGCGCGCCATCTTTTCCGGAGACAGTCTCATGAAGCTCAATGCCTTGAAGCTCAGGACCAAGATCGGCCTGATCGTCGGTCTGATGGCGGTTCCGACCGCGATCCTCGGCACCATCTACGTCGATCAGGCGCGCAAGGACGCCGTCTTTGCCGAGCAGGAAATCGCCGGCGTCGACTATCAGCGCGGTGTCTGGGCGGCGATCGGCTCGCTCACCAAGGCCGCCTCGGACGGCCAGAACAATCCGGCGTCCTTCCTCGACAAGGTGCCGGACCTGAAGGCCCTTGGCACCGCCCTTGACGGCACCTTCGGAACGGGATCCGCGGCAAGCACCTTCAACGCCGACCTCGACGCGCTTGGCTGGCCGAACAGGACCATTCCGCGCGGCACCGATGTCAAGGCGACGATCGAGCACGGCCAGACGCTGATGACGGCGATCGCCGACGGTTCGAACCTGACCCTCGATCCCGATCTCGACACCTTCTACCTGATGGCATCGACCACGACCCACCAGGTCGACATGATCTTCCACTCCTCGCAGATCATGACGCAGGCCTTCGACCTGAAAGCGAAAGGCAACGTCGAGGCCTCCGATCTCGCGGGCCTCATGCTGCAGGTGGAAATGTTCAAGGACGCCGTCGGCCAGGTCGGCATGTCGATGAAGTCCGCCATCGCCAACAATTCCGACGCCACGCTGAACGCCAGTCTCGGTGGTCTTGCCGGCGCGCTTCAGGCAAACGGGCAGAAATTCGCCGAGGTCGCCGCCGACGCCGCACGCAAGCTTGGTGCCGGCTATGCGGCCGGCAGCGTCGACCTTGCACCCCTGGCCGAGGCGCGTTCCACGCTCGTGAAGTCCAACAACGAACTGTGGCAGCAGGCCGGCTCCGATCTTGGCCGCCTGCTCAGGCAGCGCATTGACGCTATCAACACCGCCCTGTGGTCGATGCTGGCTGTGGTCGGCGCCGTCATTCTTGCCGCGCTGGGTCTTGCGGTCTTCATCGCCCGCCAGACGACCACGTCTTTCAGCCGGATGATCGGCATCATGGACCGGGTCGCCAGGGACGACTTCGAGGCCGAGGTCGAGGGCCGCGATCGCGGCGACGAGATCGGCCAGATCGCCCGCGCGGTCGAAGTCTTCAAGGACAAGGGCCTTGAGGTTGCCGAACTCACCGCCAACTACAAGGGCCAGGTCAACGCCATTCACAAGGCCCAGGCCGTCATCGAGTTCGACCTGACCGGAAAGGTCCTCGACGCCAACGATCATTTCCTCTCGGCGACGGGCTACAGCCTCGACGAGATCAAGAGTCAGCACCATTCCATGTTCGTCGATCCGGCCTATCGCCAGAGCGCCGACTACAGGGTGTTCTGGGAAAAGCTCGGCCGCGGCGAATACGATGCCGGCCAGTACAAGCGCCTCGGCAAGGGGGGCAGGGAGCTCTGGCTCCAGGCGAGCTACAACCCGATCGTCGGTCTCGACGGCAAGCCCTACAAGGTCGTCAAATACGCGACCGACATCACCGGGCAGAAGCAGTCGAGCGCCAATTACGAGGGCCAGATCGCGGCCATCCGCAAGGCGCAGGCGGTCATCGAGTTCGATCTTTCGGGCACCATCCTCGACGCCAACGACAATTTCCTGACAACGGTCGGCTATGGGTTGGCCGAGATCAAGGGCCAGCATCACTCGATGTTCGTCGACGTCGGGCACCGGTCGTCGGTCGACTACAAGATGTTCTGGGAGAAGCTCGGCCGGGGTGAATATGATGCAGGTCGCTACATGCGGATCGGCAAGGGCGGCAAGGTCGTCTGGATCCAGGCGAGCTACAACCCGATCCTCGATGCCGACGGCAAGCCCTACAAGGTGGTGAAATTCGCCACCGACGTCACGGCGGAAGTCGAGCAGGCCGAAATGCTCCAGCGCGCCGTGCGCGACAGCCAGAAGGTTGTTGCCGCCGCCAAGGACAACGATCTTTGCGAGCGCATCGACCTTGAGGGGATGACGGGCGAGATCGTTCCGCTCTGCGAGGGCATCAACGGCCTCCTCGACACGATGTCGGAGATGGTCGCGGGCATGATCGACGCCTCGCGTGCCGTCAGCGACGGCGCCGCCGAGATCACCTCGGGCACCAATGACCTCTCCCAGCGCACCGAGCAGCAGGCCTCCAATCTCGAGGAGACCTCGGCCTCCATGGAGGAGATGGCGGCGACCATCCGCCAGAATGCCGACAACGCCCAGCAGGCCAACCAGCTTGTCATCAATGCCCGCTCGCTGGCAGCCGAGGGCGGCGACGTCGTCGGCAAGGCGGTCGATGCGATGAGCCGGATCGAGGGCTCGTCGCAGAAGATCTCCGACATCATCGGCGTCATCGACGAGATCGCCTTCCAGACCAACCTTCTGGCGCTCAATGCGGCGGTGGAGGCGGCGCGCGCCGGCGACGCCGGCAAGGGCTTCGCGGTCGTGGCCTCCGAGGTCCGTTCGCTCGCCCAGCGCTCGTCCGAGGCGGCCAAGGACATCAAGGGCCTGATCGTGGAGAGCGGGTCCCAGGTCAAGGACGGCGTCAAGCTGGTCAACAACGCCGGCGAGTCGCTTTCCGAGATCGTCGGCTCGGTCAAGAAGGTGGCGGACATCGTCTCCGAAATCGCCGCCGCCAGCCGCGAGCAGGCGACGGGTGTCGAGGAGATCAACAAGGCCGTCAGCCAGATGGACGAGATGACCCAGCAGAATTCGGCTCTGGTGGAAGAAAACGCCGCTGCCTGCCGCATGCTGCAGGATCAGGCCGAGACGATGAGCGAGCGCATGAGCCAGTTCCGCATCAATGGCATGGAGGCGTCCGTCGCGCGGGCGCCGGCGCCTCGCCAGAGCGCCCCGGCTCCCGTGCGTGCCGCGGAAAAGCCGCGCCCGCGCAAGGTCGCCGCGCGCGGCAACGGGGCCGTGAAGCTCCAGGCCGATCTGGCGACGGCCTTTGCCGACGACGCCGACTGGAAGGAGTTCTAGGCTGCAGAGGCGTTGTCCGGGGGAGTGCTCCCGGGCTTCGCCACTTCGCCAGTCGACGTCCAGAACGGATCCGGGAGGGAAGTCTCTCCCGGTTCATTGCATGTCTCCCTTGGATAAAGGCCCATGACCGTCGCCACGACCAGCTATCCCTCGCACGAGGAAATGCGTGAGTTTCCGTTCACGATCGAGGATTTCCGCTTCCTCGCGGCCCTCGTGCACGAGAACACGGGCATCGTCCTGTCGGACCACAAGATGAACATGGTCTATTCGCGCCTCGCCCGGCGCCTGCGTGAACTGCGGCTCCTCACCTTTGAGGACTATTGCGCGCGCCTGCGCGGCAGCGAGGCGGCGGCCGAGCTCGGCATGCTGATCAACGCGATCACCACGAACCTCACCCGCTTCTTCCGCGAGCCGCACCATTTCGATCATCTCGGCGAGACGGCTTTGGCGCCGTTCGCCGATGCCCGCGCGGGCACCCGCCTGCGCGTCTGGTCGGCGGGCTGTTCCTCGGGCGAGGAGCCCTATTCGATCGCGATGACGATGGCCGAGACCCTGCCGAACCTCCGGTCGCTCGACGCCAGACTGCTGGCGACGGACCTCGATACCCGGATGGTCGCCCACGGCCGCGCCGGCCTCTATGCCGAAGGGTCTGTCGGCAATCTCGAACCCGCCCGCCGCGAGAAATGGATGCGCCGCGACGGCGCTTCGATGCGGATCGTGCCCTCGCTTGCCGACCTCATCGCCTTCAAGCAGCTCAACCTGCTCGGCCCCTGGCCGATGAAGGGGCCGTTCGACGCCATCTTCTGTCGCAACGTAATGATCTATTTCGACAATCCGACCAAGGAGCGCCTCGTCGAACGCTTCTGGCAGATGCTGAAGCCGGACGGGTTTCTCTATATCGGACATTCCGAAACCCTTCTCGACCAGCGTGACATCTTTGTCCCCGCCGGCCGGACGATCTATCGGAGGGTCGGCTGATGGGTCGGATGGCCTCCGTTCTGAAGCCCGCGCAGGCCCGGCCGCAGCGGCGGGGACGCGCCGCCTGGGATGCACGCCACAATACCTATTGCGTGCGCATCCTGCCGGGAGAGGCCTATACGACCGGGGCCGGGGACGAGATGATCGTCACCATCCTCGGTTCCTGCGTCGCCGCCTGCGTGCGCAATCCCTGGACCGGCTTTTGCGGCATGAACCACTTCATGCTCCCCGAAAGCGAGACCGGCGAGTGGAACGGCGCGACGGCCGCCATGCGCTACGGCAACTACGCCATGGAGGCCCTGATCAACGAGGTGCTGAAGTCGGGCTGTGCGCGGCGTGAGCTGGAAATCAAGCTCTTCGGCGGATCGAACCTCGCCAACGGCGCCAGCCGCGTCGGCGACAAGAACATCGACTTCGTCCTGAAGTATCTCGCGGCGGAAGGCCTGAGGGTCACGGCCTCCGACCTCGGCGGTCCGGTCGGGCGGCGCATCCACTTCTTCACGAAGGACGGTTCGGTCAAGCGCCTTCTCATGAAGCCGACCAACGCCGGCACCCTGCTGGCCGACGAACTCAAATACCGCATCGCCATCAACGAGACGTCCGTCGGTGGCGACGTCGAGCTGTTCGACTGAGGGGGCCCATGCCGCAACGCGCCATCAAGGTTCTGATTGTCGACGACTCGGCCCTCATCCGGCAGATGCTGTCCGCGATGCTTGCCGACGATCCCGGCATCGAGGTCGTCGGCACTGCGCCCGACCCGCTTGTCGCGCGCGAGAAGATCAAGCAGCTCAATCCGGACGTGGTCACGCTGGACATCGAGATGCCGCGCATGGACGGCCTCGACTTCCTGAACCGGATCATGACCTTGCGCCCGACACCGGTGGTGATGGTCTCCTCCCTGTCGCAGAAGGGCGCCGAGGCCAGCCTGAAGGCCATGGAGCTGGGCGCGGTCGACGTGGTCGCCAAACCCATCGAGGATCTTGCGACGGCCTTCCCCGCCATGCGCGACGAGATCGTCGCCAAGGTCAGGGCGGCGGCCGGCGCCCGCTTGCGGCGCCGGGAGCGGATCGACGCGGCGGAGCCGCTTCAGGCGCCGCCGGGATTCAGGTCCACGGAAACGGTAGTGGCGATCGGCGCCTCCACGGGGGGAGTCGAGGCGATCACCGAGGTGCTGACGCGCCTGCCGGCCCGTTCGCCGGCCATCGCCATCACCCAGCACATGCCGCCGGCCTTCACCAAGGCCTTCGCCCGCCGCCTCGACAGCCTCTGCGCCATCACGGTCGCGGAAGCCGAGGACGGCACCCGCATGATGCCGGGCCATGCCTATGTCGCGCCCGGTGACCGGCATCTGCGCGTCGTGCGCTCGGGCGCCAACTATGTCTGCCGGGTCGGCGGCACCGATCTTGTCAGCGGCCATTGCCCGTCGGTCGATGCTCTCTTCCGGTCGGTGGCCGAGAATGTCGGCGGCAATGCGGTGGCGGTCATTCTCACCGGCATGGGACGGGACGGGGCCGAGGGCCTTGCCGCCATCCGCCAGGCGGGAGGGCGGACCGTTGGGCAGGACGAGGAAAGTTCGGTGGTCTACGGCATGCCCAAGGCGGCCTTCGAGCTTGGCGGCGTCGAACAGCAACGATCGCTCGGCGATGTCGCCGGGGCGATCCTGACACTCTCTTCGGAAAGGCGCGGCGATGCGATCCGCATTTGAGACGGCAGCAGGCAACCGGATCGAAGGGACCGCCCGGCCAAGCCGGGGCAGGACCCGCACAGGCAGGCGATGCCCCGCCCCCGTGGTTTCGAATGACGAAAGGACGAAGAATGCTCTTCAGCCAGCGCAAGCTTGACGTCGCCGACGCGGCGGAAGTCGTTGAGGTCGCTGACGCGCCGGATCGGGCATTCGGCATCTCCGGGGTGCCCGGGCCAGCGGCGGCAGCGGAGGCCGGCAGCCGCGAGGCGGCCGTCGATCTGCTCTCCCGCCTGCTCCAGCTCAACGAGGTCCAGCGCGATTCCCTGCGCTACTTCATGACCGAGACCATGTCGGTTTCCGATTATGTCGAGGGCCATGTCCAGGAGTTGACCGAGCGGTTCCAGCGCCTTGCCGTCGCGTCCAGCGAACAGACCGAAGTCGTCCGAGGACTGGCCGGTGAGATCGGGGCGGTCGAATTCGAGGGCGAGAGGCTGCCGATCAGCGGCCTCGTCTCGAACCTGTCCGAGATCATGCAGGATTTCTTCGAGCGCGTGGTCTACCTCTCCTCGCGGGGTGTCTCGCTGGCCTACACGCTCGACGACGTCCTCGTCGTCCTGAAGCAGATGCAGGGCAGCATCTCCGAGATCGAGCGGATCAACCGGCAGACGCATCTCCTGGCGCTCAACGCCAAGATCGAGGCGGCCCGCGCCGGCGACAAGGGCCAGGGCTTTGCCGTCGTCGCCAACGAGGTGCGCATCCTCGCCAATTCCGTCAACGATCTCTCGGCCGGGCTGAAGGAGCAGATCGAGCAGGTCAGCGAGGGCCTCAGGACCGGGTACCAGAAGGTCCAGGAGATCGCCACGGTGGACGTGTCGGAGACCAATCTGGCCGCAAACTCGCGCCTGCAGTCGATGATGGAAGGCCTCGTGTCGCAAAGCGAGATGATCGGCGAGGCCCTGACGACCTCGGTCCGCAACAGCGAACTCATCTCCAACGACATCGCCGCCTCCGTGATCGGCCTTCAGTTCCAGGACCGCGTGAAGCAGAGGCTGGAGAACGTGACCGATGGTCTCGATGAACTGACGAAGGTGACGGCCGAGACCGCCTCCGCCGAGGCGGCCAGGATGGCTGCGCCGGACCGCGCCGGGATCGAGGCGATGGCCGAACGCATCGCCACTCGCTTCAAGCTGGGCGAAACGCGTCAGGGCTACGCGTCGGCGCTCGGGCTTGCAGTCAGCGAGCCGGCACAGCCGGCGAGCGCTGGCGACGACGACGACATCGAGCTTTTTTGACAGGAAGGGACGGCATTTCCATGGACTTGCAGACCAC is part of the Hartmannibacter diazotrophicus genome and encodes:
- a CDS encoding chemotaxis protein CheW; its protein translation is MTATSELKSASEAEAPAKGGVPLQFISFRVGQEEYAIDIMSVREIKGWTETTELPNQPEFVRGVVNLRGTIVPIFDLGCRFGLGLTKATPTHVVIIVAVNERTIGLLVDAVSDILDVQSDEIKPVPDVDRTIGSEFLAGIIAAQDGMVVLLSLQNLLSRQVIGETSAVAA
- a CDS encoding methyl-accepting chemotaxis protein, with the protein product MLFSQRKLDVADAAEVVEVADAPDRAFGISGVPGPAAAAEAGSREAAVDLLSRLLQLNEVQRDSLRYFMTETMSVSDYVEGHVQELTERFQRLAVASSEQTEVVRGLAGEIGAVEFEGERLPISGLVSNLSEIMQDFFERVVYLSSRGVSLAYTLDDVLVVLKQMQGSISEIERINRQTHLLALNAKIEAARAGDKGQGFAVVANEVRILANSVNDLSAGLKEQIEQVSEGLRTGYQKVQEIATVDVSETNLAANSRLQSMMEGLVSQSEMIGEALTTSVRNSELISNDIAASVIGLQFQDRVKQRLENVTDGLDELTKVTAETASAEAARMAAPDRAGIEAMAERIATRFKLGETRQGYASALGLAVSEPAQPASAGDDDDIELF
- a CDS encoding chemoreceptor glutamine deamidase CheD — encoded protein: MGRMASVLKPAQARPQRRGRAAWDARHNTYCVRILPGEAYTTGAGDEMIVTILGSCVAACVRNPWTGFCGMNHFMLPESETGEWNGATAAMRYGNYAMEALINEVLKSGCARRELEIKLFGGSNLANGASRVGDKNIDFVLKYLAAEGLRVTASDLGGPVGRRIHFFTKDGSVKRLLMKPTNAGTLLADELKYRIAINETSVGGDVELFD
- a CDS encoding chemotaxis protein CheA, with protein sequence MTDTSGLGSEFERFRVTFFEECNEILSDLETHLARVQTEILDGESLNAVFRAAHSIKAGAGAFGYTQLVHFTHDFEALLDRMRSGELSQTDRIAQILIRGGDVLAELVAAAEAGGASPADLGSDILDEIHVLLGKDSAVTDTDGGLFEDAGDAGDAGGQIVYSIALKPNPDLFRNATEPLLLIRELRQLGELEVVCDWSALPPLERMDPENAYLAWDFRLTTDKPKSAIEEVFEFVDDTCGIVIEEAGPSSTAVDAGSPDAAPAPTMADEAAPDPAPGAIASPHSPPSSAAQSGTASPPPAAKGGGQGSIRVDLARVDRLVNVVGELVITQAMLAQQIVDLGLGNGRQQIRGNDELASLTRELQECVMAIRMQPVKSIFARMPRLVRDLSSKLGKKVRLSTSGELTEVDKTVIEELADPLTHMIRNSIDHGIEMPADRLAAGKVEEGTIQLSAAHVGGNILIQIADDGAGINRPRLLQKAVEKGIVPAGAQLSDEEIDDLIFSPGFSTAAAVTDISGRGVGMDVVRRNIVNLGGRIQVQTQPGLGTRFTLAIPLTLAVLDGMIVAVGKERYVLPLTSIVESFRPDRNAVRRLAGGVEVVSIRGEFVRLVHLNRVFDVKGAVEEPWNGLVVLVETAGGQTVGVTVDELIGQQQVVIKSLADNFDPVPGISGATILGNGRVALILDIERLATMAHRPAPARSPNEPVPQHLDAAE
- a CDS encoding methyl-accepting chemotaxis protein, encoding MKLNALKLRTKIGLIVGLMAVPTAILGTIYVDQARKDAVFAEQEIAGVDYQRGVWAAIGSLTKAASDGQNNPASFLDKVPDLKALGTALDGTFGTGSAASTFNADLDALGWPNRTIPRGTDVKATIEHGQTLMTAIADGSNLTLDPDLDTFYLMASTTTHQVDMIFHSSQIMTQAFDLKAKGNVEASDLAGLMLQVEMFKDAVGQVGMSMKSAIANNSDATLNASLGGLAGALQANGQKFAEVAADAARKLGAGYAAGSVDLAPLAEARSTLVKSNNELWQQAGSDLGRLLRQRIDAINTALWSMLAVVGAVILAALGLAVFIARQTTTSFSRMIGIMDRVARDDFEAEVEGRDRGDEIGQIARAVEVFKDKGLEVAELTANYKGQVNAIHKAQAVIEFDLTGKVLDANDHFLSATGYSLDEIKSQHHSMFVDPAYRQSADYRVFWEKLGRGEYDAGQYKRLGKGGRELWLQASYNPIVGLDGKPYKVVKYATDITGQKQSSANYEGQIAAIRKAQAVIEFDLSGTILDANDNFLTTVGYGLAEIKGQHHSMFVDVGHRSSVDYKMFWEKLGRGEYDAGRYMRIGKGGKVVWIQASYNPILDADGKPYKVVKFATDVTAEVEQAEMLQRAVRDSQKVVAAAKDNDLCERIDLEGMTGEIVPLCEGINGLLDTMSEMVAGMIDASRAVSDGAAEITSGTNDLSQRTEQQASNLEETSASMEEMAATIRQNADNAQQANQLVINARSLAAEGGDVVGKAVDAMSRIEGSSQKISDIIGVIDEIAFQTNLLALNAAVEAARAGDAGKGFAVVASEVRSLAQRSSEAAKDIKGLIVESGSQVKDGVKLVNNAGESLSEIVGSVKKVADIVSEIAAASREQATGVEEINKAVSQMDEMTQQNSALVEENAAACRMLQDQAETMSERMSQFRINGMEASVARAPAPRQSAPAPVRAAEKPRPRKVAARGNGAVKLQADLATAFADDADWKEF
- a CDS encoding CheR family methyltransferase, whose translation is MTVATTSYPSHEEMREFPFTIEDFRFLAALVHENTGIVLSDHKMNMVYSRLARRLRELRLLTFEDYCARLRGSEAAAELGMLINAITTNLTRFFREPHHFDHLGETALAPFADARAGTRLRVWSAGCSSGEEPYSIAMTMAETLPNLRSLDARLLATDLDTRMVAHGRAGLYAEGSVGNLEPARREKWMRRDGASMRIVPSLADLIAFKQLNLLGPWPMKGPFDAIFCRNVMIYFDNPTKERLVERFWQMLKPDGFLYIGHSETLLDQRDIFVPAGRTIYRRVG
- a CDS encoding protein-glutamate methylesterase/protein-glutamine glutaminase encodes the protein MPQRAIKVLIVDDSALIRQMLSAMLADDPGIEVVGTAPDPLVAREKIKQLNPDVVTLDIEMPRMDGLDFLNRIMTLRPTPVVMVSSLSQKGAEASLKAMELGAVDVVAKPIEDLATAFPAMRDEIVAKVRAAAGARLRRRERIDAAEPLQAPPGFRSTETVVAIGASTGGVEAITEVLTRLPARSPAIAITQHMPPAFTKAFARRLDSLCAITVAEAEDGTRMMPGHAYVAPGDRHLRVVRSGANYVCRVGGTDLVSGHCPSVDALFRSVAENVGGNAVAVILTGMGRDGAEGLAAIRQAGGRTVGQDEESSVVYGMPKAAFELGGVEQQRSLGDVAGAILTLSSERRGDAIRI